The proteins below come from a single Oerskovia jenensis genomic window:
- a CDS encoding endonuclease/exonuclease/phosphatase family protein, with translation MRLVTFNILHGRSTSDDLVDVDRFARAVADLDADVLALQEVDRNQHRSGRADLAQVAAEAMGAADHRFAPTLDRRAAGGRSQYGVALLSRFPVLEWRVLPLPRRPWWRPLPRANDQRARRWRLDEPRTAVVAVVATPQGPLTVAATHLSFLDGWGEHQLERLVAGLAGAPRPLVLLGDLNLRSEIPATVTGWSPLAVARSYPVSHPTLQIDHVLADGGVRPLAPGRAVDTGLSDHRAVVVDVELGGADIA, from the coding sequence ATGCGACTCGTGACCTTCAACATCCTGCACGGCCGGTCGACCAGCGACGACCTGGTGGACGTCGACCGCTTCGCTCGTGCGGTGGCCGATCTCGACGCGGACGTCCTGGCGCTGCAGGAGGTGGACCGCAACCAGCACCGCTCGGGGCGGGCCGACCTGGCACAGGTGGCGGCCGAGGCGATGGGGGCGGCGGACCACCGGTTCGCGCCGACGCTGGACCGGCGTGCGGCAGGTGGGCGGTCGCAGTACGGCGTGGCCTTGCTGTCGAGGTTTCCCGTGCTCGAGTGGCGGGTGCTGCCCCTGCCGCGCCGCCCGTGGTGGCGCCCCCTGCCCCGGGCGAACGATCAGCGGGCGCGCCGGTGGCGGCTGGACGAGCCGCGCACGGCAGTGGTCGCGGTGGTGGCGACGCCGCAGGGGCCGTTGACGGTCGCGGCGACGCATCTGAGCTTTCTCGACGGGTGGGGCGAGCACCAGCTCGAGCGGCTGGTGGCGGGCCTGGCGGGGGCGCCGCGTCCGCTCGTCCTGCTGGGGGACCTGAACCTGCGCTCGGAGATCCCTGCGACCGTCACCGGGTGGAGCCCGTTGGCGGTCGCGCGGTCCTACCCGGTCTCGCACCCGACGCTGCAGATCGATCACGTCCTGGCAGACGGCGGGGTGCGTCCGCTCGCGCCGGGCCGGGCGGTCGACACGGGGTTGTCGGACCATCGGGCGGTCGTCGTGGACGTCGAGCTCGGCGGCGCGGACATCGCGTGA